The Anolis sagrei isolate rAnoSag1 chromosome 10, rAnoSag1.mat, whole genome shotgun sequence genome contains the following window.
gtgtcccctgggaaacatccttgcagacggccaattctctcataccagaagcaacttgcagtttctcaagtctctcctggcacgaccaacaaaataaataaaataaaaatggctatacagcccaaaaaacctgaggatggctgccataggtgcaggcgaaatgtcaggagagaatgctatagaacatggccatatagcctgaaaaacctgaggatgcttgccatagatgcaggcgaaatgtcaggagagaatgcttctagaacatggccatacagcccaaaaaacccgaggatgcctcccatagacgcaggcgaaatgtcaggagagaatgcttctagaacatggccatacagcccaaaaaacctgaggatccctgccataaacgcaggcaaaatgtcaggagagaatgcttctagaccatggccatacagcccgaaaaacctgaggatccctgccatagatgcaggagaaatgtcaggagaccttacaacctctgaggatgcttgccatagatgcaggcgaaacgtcaggagagaatgcttctagaccaggggttcttaaacattttaaacagagggccaggtcacagtccctcaaactgttgaagggccagattataatttgaaaaaagcgtgaatgacttcctgtacacactgcacacatctcatttgtagtgcaaaaaacactttaaaacaataattaaaatgaagaacaattttaacaaatataagcttattagtatttcaatgggaagtgtgggcctacttttggctgatgagataggactgttgttgtgagcgagggccgtgtaaatgacctggagggccgtatccagccccccagggccttagtttgaagacccctgttttAGAGGATGGCCATATGGGCCGAAAACCCGACAACAACCCCTATCAAGACTCTTAGATCCCTTTGACATGTATTGTTTTCAATATGGCCCTGGACTTCAACAGCCAGCTAAGGATCACAAAGGATGGCAGCTGCAGCCTCTCCTCATCAGGAAGATGGAGATTTCTCACCTGCTTTGCATACAAAGAAACAGCCTTTCCTCCTTGTGAAACAGATCTGCGCTAATGAAGTTCTTCACATCCATTATTAAGGCCTCTTCTTTCTTCAACCTGGAAAGAAGTcaggagtgccataagcagggttccactctgggcccagtcctgttcaggatctttattaatgacgtagtcagtggttctcaacatctgttatagaactctagtacactgatgacaacgtcatttgtgcacattcagaagaagacctacaagtcactctaaacacctttgcagaagcatatgagaagctcggcctgtcattgaacatcgagaaaaaccaaagtgttcttccagcagtcactggccaatccctctccaatgccagaaatacagctcaatggggtaacattagaaaatgttgaccatttccgctaccttggcagccacctctccaccaaagtcaacatcaacactgaaattcaacaccacctgagctctgtgagtgcagcatttttccaaatgaagcagagttgttgtaggttttttcgggctatatagccatgttctagaggcatttctcctgacatttcgcctgcatctatggcaagcatcctcagaggtagtgaggtctgttggaagtaggaaaatgggtttatatatctgtggaatgatcagggtgggacaaaggactcttgtctgctggagctaggtgtgcaagcttcatctgaccaccttgattagcatacaatggcctgactgtgcctggagcaatcttttgttgagaggtgattagatgcccttgtttgtttcctctctgttgttgtgctgttctaattttagaggggttttttaatactggtagccagattttgttcattttcatggtttcctcctttctgtggatattgtccacatgcttgtggatttcagtgacttctctgtgtagcctgacatgctggttgttggagtggtccagcatttctgtgttctcaaataatatgctgtgtccaggctggttcatcaggtgctctgctatggctgacttctctggttgaagtagtctgcagtgcctttcatgttccttgattcatgttcgggcaatgctgtgtttggtggtccctctgtagacttgtccacagctgcatggtacacggtaaactcctgcagaagcaagaggatccctcttgtcctttgctgaatgaagcatttgttggattttcttggtgggtctgtagatggtttgtatgttgtgtttcctcatcagcttcccaatgcggtcagtggttcccttgatgtatggcaagaacacttttcctctgggtggatcttcgtctttattctcatggcttgttcttggtcttgcagctcttctgatgtccacctcagaagcagagagtgtttgaagaccgggacatccgtagggagcccaaggtgcttgtctataaagctattgtcctcccaactctgctatatgcctgagaaacgtggactgtctacagatgtcacatgcaactcctggaacgattgcctccaaaaaatcctgcaaatctcttgggaagacaagtggacaaatgtcagcatgctggaagaagcaaagaccaccagcattgaagcgatggtcctccggcatcaactccgctggactggccacgttgtccggatgcccgaccaccgtctcccaaagcagttgctctactccgaactcaagaacggaaaacggaatgttgtatGCTAATTGGCAGGGTGTACAATACCATTTGTGCaatattttcctcctcatttctCGTACTTTGGTATTCCTTTCCCTCCCTATTGTTTCTACCACATTTGTAACTCCGTTACCCACAtagttttgataaatgtttttaatgtttacgcATAtttatatgaattcttgtcccagcattgaaggagggcccaagtttgcccatgcctggtgtagaggaaacccagagcagtgtttcttatgGCATACATTATGTGTCTTAAAAGCGATACCAGTGAAACCATGAAAGGACAATGCGCTCCAACCATCCTGATTAGCTTTCATTGAAGCACTTGGAATAcagtagttcagtgtttctcaaccttcctaatgccgcaaccccttaatacagttcctcatgtggtggtgacccccaaccagaacattactttcgttgttatttcacaactgtcattttgctcctgttgtgaatcgtaatgtgaatatctcatatgcaggatgcattttcattcactggaccaaatttggcacaaataccccgtacgcccaaatttgaattctggtggggtagtgattgattttgtcatttgggagttgtagtggctgagatttatagttcacctacaatcaaagagcattctgaactccaccaacgatggaattgaaccaaacttggcacacacaactcccatgaccaataaaaaatactggaaggatttggtggacattgaccttgagtttgagagttgtagttcacctacatccagagagcattgtggactcaaacaatggtggatctggaccaatttggcacgaatcctcaatatgcccaaatgtgaaccctgctagagtttgggaaaataaaccttgacatttgggagttgtagttgctgggatttatagttcacccacaatcaaagtacattctgaaccccaccaactatgaaattgggcaaaacttcccacactggaccaaatttgacacaaatacccaatacgcccaaatttgaattctggtggggttgggattgattttgtcctttgggagttgtagttgctgagatttatagttcacctacaaagagcattctgcactccaccaacaatggaattgaaccaaacttggcacacagaactcccatgaccaatagaaaatgctggaatggtttggtgggcactgaccttgagttttggagttgtagtttacctacatccagagagcactgtggacttaaacaatgatggatgtggaccaatttggcacgaatcctcaatatgcccaaatgtgaacactgatggagtttgggaaaataaaccttgacatttgggagttgtagttgctgggatttatagtttacctataatcagagagcattctgaaccccaccaacgatgaaatcgggcaaaacttcctacacagaaactccatgagcaacagaaaatactgtgtttcctgatggtctttggcgacctccccccccaggggtcctgacccccaggttgagaaacgctgttctaatgGGTACAGATCAGGCaagggtaaactttggccctcctggtgttttgaaccccaccaacgatgaaattggaccaaacttcccacacagaaccgccatgaccaacagaaaatactgtgttttcgatggtctttgttgaccccctctgacaccccccttgcgactcctccaggggtcctgaccccagcctgagaaacactgcagtagctAATTTATCCAGGGAATTCGTGTGAATTAAACTGGCAAAAGAGTGTGCATATGCATGCACAGTGCCAGCACTCATTTGTCACCAAGTCAGCATAAGATGAGCTGCTGAATTTCATCTTTTCGACACTCTCAGCAGCTAAGGTCCCCACATCTTCACCAGAAAGATTTTAATGAGCCTGACTGCCTTGGAAAAATCACATTTAGGTGTCCCCAGGGTTTCTGTTTTTGGGTTTCTCCAGCCGAGGAAACAGGAGGCCAGGATCAGGCCCAAGCCTCCTCCCTTCGAACGGGGACTTCTCACCATGGTAGCGAGAAAGAAAATGCAAGTTCCTGAAAGACCTCTCTGTGGAACTGACTCCCAACCTGGACAGGAGTTTATCAGCCATGGTTGGGATCACCGGTTGCAGGAGAACCCCATACACTCGAAGACACTCCAAAACAACATGGATGATGGTGTCGCGCCAGCGTTCCTGCTCAGGATCCTCACATTGCAGCTTCCAGGGCGCATGTCTCTGGATGAAGCCGTTGGTTTGCCTCACGCAATCCATGATGGATTCTAAGGCCTTGTAGATCTGGAAGCACTCGAACGAGGCGTTGACTTCTGAAGGGAGAGCTTCAACGGATGACACCAGCCTGTAATCCTCCGGCAAAGTTCTGCCAGATCCTCTCCTGGGGAAGCAGGCCTCTGAAAAGCCTGGGTAAGTCCCACTGGGGTTCAGACTGGGGGCTGTGCACCGGTTGAGGAGCCCGCCCAAGGCATCCGCCAGCTCCGCATTGACTAGGTTGATGGCCTTCTCATCGTAATAGTCACAGTCACGATCAGGGACGCCCTGCCTCAGCAGAAAGTACCTAAAGCCATCCACGGAGTACTGTTTGAAGCAGGCCACTGGGTCCACCACGTTGCCCAGGCTCTTGGACATCTTCTGCCCTTGAACCGTCCAGTGAGAGTGCACTAAGATCTGTGCCGGAGGCTCCAGTCCCACTGCCATGAGAAGAGCAGGCCAATAAATGGCGTGGAACTTGAGGATGTCTTTGCCCACAATGTGGTAGGCGTTGGGCCACAAGGCGTGGTGGGCCTCGGGATAGCCGGCGACGGTGAGGTAGTTCACGAGGGCATCCACCCAGACGTAGATGGTTTGGGTTGCGTCGCCAGGAACAGGGATGCCCCACTGGAGCCGGTTTCGGTCGCGGGACACGGAGAGGTCGGGCAAGTCCTGCTCCAGCCACTGAAGCACCTGCTGGTAGAAGGGCTCTGGGGTGATGGCCGCCTTGCTCTCCCGAAGCCATTTGAGCAATGGCTCTTGGAACTGGGAAAGTTTGAACATGTAGTTCTCCTCCTTGGTCCAATGTACCTGAGACACAAAAGATACGCTGATCACAACTTTACTCcttatctttctcttccttccgtgTATTGTAGGCATCGGCAATTGTGCTTCCACCAT
Protein-coding sequences here:
- the MARS2 gene encoding methionine--tRNA ligase, mitochondrial, with the protein product MWRRRVREASSLWRSWRRPSSSSSSFGPRLLSTPIFYVNGSPHIGHLYSALLADALHRHRLLQGGGEGGEGLFTTGTDEHGLKIQSAAAAAGTSPERFCDHVSAQFRALFTQAGISYTDFIRTTEPRHRRAVEHFWTALRERGWLYQAHYEGWYCTAEESFLAASQVTERPDSQGQLHKVSLESGHQVHWTKEENYMFKLSQFQEPLLKWLRESKAAITPEPFYQQVLQWLEQDLPDLSVSRDRNRLQWGIPVPGDATQTIYVWVDALVNYLTVAGYPEAHHALWPNAYHIVGKDILKFHAIYWPALLMAVGLEPPAQILVHSHWTVQGQKMSKSLGNVVDPVACFKQYSVDGFRYFLLRQGVPDRDCDYYDEKAINLVNAELADALGGLLNRCTAPSLNPSGTYPGFSEACFPRRGSGRTLPEDYRLVSSVEALPSEVNASFECFQIYKALESIMDCVRQTNGFIQRHAPWKLQCEDPEQERWRDTIIHVVLECLRVYGVLLQPVIPTMADKLLSRLGVSSTERSFRNLHFLSRYHGEKSPFEGRRLGPDPGLLFPRLEKPKNRNPGDT